From the Musa acuminata AAA Group cultivar baxijiao chromosome BXJ1-2, Cavendish_Baxijiao_AAA, whole genome shotgun sequence genome, one window contains:
- the LOC103971855 gene encoding MADS-box protein SOC1 isoform X2: protein MVRGKTEMRRIENAASRQVTFSKRRNGLLKKAYELSVLCDAEVAVIVFSPRGKLYEFSSSSVERTIDRYKMHTKDANIMDKGTDSDMQWISEATDIAKKIEVIEAQKRKLLGDGLESCSLKELCELEAQMERSLHKIRGRKQYVLTEQIAQLKDKVRVLLEENVKLHRERHIEPQLQLASTRDVGLKNHGNQEITEVETELVIGRPGIREDK from the exons ATGGTGAGGGGCAAGACGGAGATGCGGCGGATAGAGAACGCCGCGAGCCGGCAGGTGACCTTCTCCAAGCGCCGCAACGGCCTCCTCAAGAAGGCCTACGAGCTCTCCGTCCTGTGCGACGCCGAGGTCGCCGTCATCGTCTTTTCCCCCCGCGGCAAGCTCTACGAGTTCTCCAGCTCCAG TGTGGAAAGGACAATTGATCGGTATAAGATGCACACAAAGGATGCCAATATCATGGATAAAGGAACAGACAGCGATATGCAG TGGATATCTGAAGCCACAGATATAGCAAAGAAGATTGAAGTCATTGAAGCTCAAAAAAG GAAACTTCTGGGCGATGGTTTAGAATCATGTTCATTAAAAGAATTATGTGAATTAGAAGCTCAGATGGAACGAAGCTTACATAAAATTAGAGGAAGGAAG CAATACGTGTTAACGGAGCAAATTGCACAACTAAAAGATAAG GTGAGGGTTCTCCTAGAGGAGAATGTAAAACTACATAGGGAG CGCCATATAGAACCTCAACTGCAGCTAGCTTCTACTAGAGATGTAGGTCTAAAGAATCATGGCAACCAAGAAATCACGGAGGTAGAAACAGAGCTAGTAATTGGCAGGCCAGGAATTAGGGAAGATAAATGA
- the LOC135597785 gene encoding homeobox protein BEL1 homolog → MLLRESSSQSFCVMAHQSHYGEFSTGVDATMQGFDHHHELLGVQAGMETLGVPSKQQSSRLAGGFLPRDFPEASNKHRPSASPWPVDDPSLGSLFPWEGRVSVPFLNARHSDAVAVPQPPQQCVPGDRLQIGSAYLQQQQQLFVQDGRVGFHPQQPLQLRNSKFLRPAQELLSEFCSLRGEISSKRRPNKTSLEDEEKASLSSSWNQSLHSMDLLELQKIKAKLSSMIAEVDKRYRKYCEQMRTVTASFEAVAGKEAARVYSALAHRAMSRHFRCLRDGIVGQIHAAKKAMGEKDPTAAGTTRGETPRLKLLDKCIRQQKAFQQGMMEQPPWRPQRGLPERAVSILRAWLFEHFLHPYPNDVDKHILARQTGLSRSQVSNWFINARVRLWKPMVEEMYLEETKELDNQSNQAANGPEDSDNPNSNLSFDQKPLPAQLLVDSESLSSIINSGHHGHQRNDLISSTHHQDFGVVGDLDFYNSRSSDNSRAGVSLTLGLQQHNGGGMSFSLLPNSQPSLLFSRETIDGDQQAQFSILDGEAENLRYRNLMGAQLLHDLAR, encoded by the exons ATGCTCTTGAGGGAGTCGTCATCCCAGAGCTTCTGTGTGATGGCCCATCAGTCCCACTACGGTGAATTCTCCACCGGTGTCGACGCCACGATGCAGGGCTTCGATCACCACCACGAGCTCTTGGGCGTCCAAGCCGGGATGGAGACGCTCGGGGTCCCTTCCAAGCAACAAAGCTCTCGCCTCGCCGGAGGCTTCCTTCCCCGAGACTTTCCTGAAGCATCAAACAAGCATCGACCCTCGGCGAGCCCGTGGCCGGTGGACGACCCCTCTTTGGGGTCTCTGTTCCCGTGGGAAGGAAGGGTCTCCGTTCCCTTCCTCAACGCCAGGCACTCAGATGCAGTGGCCGTACCTCAACCTCCGCAACAGTGCGTTCCCGGAGATAGGTTGCAGATAGGATCAGCATACcttcaacaacagcagcagctctTCGTGCAGGATGGCCGGGTGGGTTTCCATCCACAGCAGCCGCTTCAGTTAAGGAACTCGAAGTTCCTGAGACCAGCTCAGGAGCTGCTGAGTGAGTTCTGCAGTCTCAGAGGGGAGATCAGTTCCAAGAGGAGGCCTAACAAGACAAGCCTCGAGGATGAAGAAAaggcttctctctcttcttcatgGAATCAATCCTTACACTCCATGGACCTTCTGGAGCTCCAAAAGATAAAAGCTAAGCTATCGTCCATGATAGCGGAG GTAGACAAGAGATACAGAAAATACTGCGAGCAGATGAGGACTGTAACAGCGTCGTTCgaggctgtggctgggaaagaagcagCGAGAGTGTATTCGGCGTTGGCACATAGGGCCATGTCGAGGCACTTTAGGTGTTTGAGGGATGGGATAGTAGGTCAGATTCACGCAGCCAAGAAGGCAATGGGGGAGAAGGATCCGACCGCCGCGGGGACGACGCGGGGCGAGACGCCGAGGCTCAAGCTGCTCGACAAGTGCATACGGCAGCAGAAGGCGTTTCAGCAGGGGATGATGGAGCAGCCCCCATGGCGGCCTCAGCGAGGCCTTCCCGAACGCGCCGTCTCCATTCTGCGCGCTTGGCTCTTCGAGCATTTTCTCCACCC GTATCCAAATGATGTTGATAAGCACATCTTAGCCAGGCAAACTGGATTGTCAAGAAGCCAG GTCTCCAATTGGTTCATAAATGCAAGGGTGAGGCTGTGGAAGCCAATGGTTGAGGAGATGTACCTGGAAGAGACGAAGGAGCTGGATAACCAGTCTAACCAAGCAGCGAATGGACCTGAAGACAGTGACAACCCCAACTCCAACCTCAGCTTCGACCAGAAACCCTTGCCGGCGCAGCTACTCGTCGACTCCGAATCGCTCTCCTCCATCATCAACAGCGGCCACCACGGCCATCAAAGGAACGATCTGATCAGCAGCACTCACCACCAGGATTTTGGTGTGGTTGGCGACTTGGACTTCTACAACAGCCGCAGCAGTGATAACTCGAGGGCTGGTGTGTCCTTAACGTTGGGTCTCCAGCAGCACAATGGGGGAGGCATGAGCTTCTCTCTGCTGCCGAACTCTCAGCCCTCACTTCTCTTCTCCAGAGAGACCATTGATGGCGACCAACAGGCTCAATTCTCCATTTTGGATGGGGAGGCAGAGAACCTTCGTTACAGGAACCTGATGGGAGCTCAGTTGCTGCATGACTTGGCAAGATAG
- the LOC103971855 gene encoding MADS-box protein AGL42 isoform X1, whose protein sequence is MVRGKTEMRRIENAASRQVTFSKRRNGLLKKAYELSVLCDAEVAVIVFSPRGKLYEFSSSSVERTIDRYKMHTKDANIMDKGTDSDMQQWISEATDIAKKIEVIEAQKRKLLGDGLESCSLKELCELEAQMERSLHKIRGRKQYVLTEQIAQLKDKVRVLLEENVKLHRERHIEPQLQLASTRDVGLKNHGNQEITEVETELVIGRPGIREDK, encoded by the exons ATGGTGAGGGGCAAGACGGAGATGCGGCGGATAGAGAACGCCGCGAGCCGGCAGGTGACCTTCTCCAAGCGCCGCAACGGCCTCCTCAAGAAGGCCTACGAGCTCTCCGTCCTGTGCGACGCCGAGGTCGCCGTCATCGTCTTTTCCCCCCGCGGCAAGCTCTACGAGTTCTCCAGCTCCAG TGTGGAAAGGACAATTGATCGGTATAAGATGCACACAAAGGATGCCAATATCATGGATAAAGGAACAGACAGCGATATGCAG CAGTGGATATCTGAAGCCACAGATATAGCAAAGAAGATTGAAGTCATTGAAGCTCAAAAAAG GAAACTTCTGGGCGATGGTTTAGAATCATGTTCATTAAAAGAATTATGTGAATTAGAAGCTCAGATGGAACGAAGCTTACATAAAATTAGAGGAAGGAAG CAATACGTGTTAACGGAGCAAATTGCACAACTAAAAGATAAG GTGAGGGTTCTCCTAGAGGAGAATGTAAAACTACATAGGGAG CGCCATATAGAACCTCAACTGCAGCTAGCTTCTACTAGAGATGTAGGTCTAAAGAATCATGGCAACCAAGAAATCACGGAGGTAGAAACAGAGCTAGTAATTGGCAGGCCAGGAATTAGGGAAGATAAATGA
- the LOC103971855 gene encoding MADS-box transcription factor 50 isoform X3 produces the protein MVRGKTEMRRIENAASRQVTFSKRRNGLLKKAYELSVLCDAEVAVIVFSPRGKLYEFSSSSVERTIDRYKMHTKDANIMDKGTDSDMQQWISEATDIAKKIEVIEAQKRKLLGDGLESCSLKELCELEAQMERSLHKIRGRKQYVLTEQIAQLKDKRHIEPQLQLASTRDVGLKNHGNQEITEVETELVIGRPGIREDK, from the exons ATGGTGAGGGGCAAGACGGAGATGCGGCGGATAGAGAACGCCGCGAGCCGGCAGGTGACCTTCTCCAAGCGCCGCAACGGCCTCCTCAAGAAGGCCTACGAGCTCTCCGTCCTGTGCGACGCCGAGGTCGCCGTCATCGTCTTTTCCCCCCGCGGCAAGCTCTACGAGTTCTCCAGCTCCAG TGTGGAAAGGACAATTGATCGGTATAAGATGCACACAAAGGATGCCAATATCATGGATAAAGGAACAGACAGCGATATGCAG CAGTGGATATCTGAAGCCACAGATATAGCAAAGAAGATTGAAGTCATTGAAGCTCAAAAAAG GAAACTTCTGGGCGATGGTTTAGAATCATGTTCATTAAAAGAATTATGTGAATTAGAAGCTCAGATGGAACGAAGCTTACATAAAATTAGAGGAAGGAAG CAATACGTGTTAACGGAGCAAATTGCACAACTAAAAGATAAG CGCCATATAGAACCTCAACTGCAGCTAGCTTCTACTAGAGATGTAGGTCTAAAGAATCATGGCAACCAAGAAATCACGGAGGTAGAAACAGAGCTAGTAATTGGCAGGCCAGGAATTAGGGAAGATAAATGA